The genomic DNA TGCCGGGGAGATAAAGCGGGAACTTCTGCAGATTTCTCACGTAGCTCTGACTAGTGACCTGTGGACatcaagaacaacaaaaagttATCTTACTATCACCTGCTACTTTGTTACTTCCACATGAGAACTCAAGTCCCTGGTTCTAGAGACGTTTGGGTTCAAAAACGACCACACGGCTGAGAACATAGCGGCGTCATTCCAAAAAATTGCGGAAGAATGGGGAATTTCACGAGAAGTTGTTGCGATGGTTACTGACAATGCTGCCAACGTTGTTGCCGCCGTCAGACACACTGGTTGGACACATGTCCCTTTCTTTGCACACACCCTGAATCTATCAGTTTCTGAGGCAATTAAGGCTGACACAAAGATCCATCAGCTTAGAAAGAGCTGCAGGGACATTGTGAGCTTTTTCCACCGCAGCGTTAAGGCCTCAGAAAATCTGAAGGAGATACAACTGCAGCTGGGAATTCCTGAGAACAACTCATCCAAGAAGTGGAAACCAGATGGAACTCAACTTACCACATGTTTGAACGCATCACGGAGGAACATCAAGCCATTACCACAGCACTTTGTCTCTCTGGTCGTAGTGCAATGTGTCTTTCATCTTCTGATGTCAGCCTGCTGAAAGCTGCCATGGCCGTTTTGAAACCCTTTGAGGCAACGACCAAAGAGATATCTGCGGACAAGCATATCTCCATTTCTAAGGTGATACCTCTGGCGAAATCACTACAGCGTTTGACTGGTGCGATTACAGAAAAGGACACACCCCTGGTTTCCAACCTTAGTTACCAGATGAGACGCCACTTCACAAATATCTAGAGCGCTCGCATGCTGGCGATATCGACCTTACTGGATCCCCGGATAAAGAAATTGGCGTTCAGTGACTCGGCAGCCGTGAGAAAGGCAGAGCAGTGGGTTGTTCAGGAGATGTCAGGGCATGTCCAGACTAATGATTCCAATGAAGATAGGCAACCCAGTATTACAACTGAAGCAGCTGGCCTGTGGGATCTCTTCGACTCACCGGTCAAGCAATCAACATCACAAAGAACCTCAACCAGCAATGCAACACTGGAAGCTGGAAAGTATTTTGAAGAACCAGTGCTGGCAAGACTCCAAGATCCCTTACTGTAGTGGAAGGAGAATGAGCGATACTATGAACTTATCGCAAAAATTGCGAAGAAGTATCTTTGCATCCCTGGTAAATCTTTTCCCGCCAAAAGGGTGTTCTCTAAAGTAGGGGAGCTAGTCTCCATGAGGCGTAATCAGCTGAAGGCAAAGAATGTGAACATGttcttgtttttaaacaaaaatatttgagatttttctttacCTGCTGCTAAGCTCTTTTTTTTAGCTAACTTGGCTGGCTGAAAGTAAAGTAGACGTTAGATACCCGATACTTGAGGTCTAGTAATATGTGTCAAGGCCCTATGTTTACTCGTCGAATAGTAAGTATGGCCCTTCTGTATGGTCCTGTATACCGGGGAGGCTCTGATGTATCGAGTATTAAAGCGCAAGATCCATAACAAGTCGGGCACCCGTGTTTGGTTATTATAAGTCACCCGTGCAGTAACTGGTAACATTTCATTGTGCACCTGCAGATTGCTTAAAGATTGTACCATTGCGGTCTTCTTCATTTACTCGAGATAATTAAAAATGTGTCCCactaaattgaaatttttgacttgtttgactgtcttgttgATGCTACTATAGAAAACTGAACCGGAAACCGTGCGAGAGTGCCTTAGCTTAGTCAATTAGATCACGTGACTTACAGTTATTTCAATGACGTCACAGTATCGGTATCGATATCGATAtcgaagaaaaaaggaaatatcgtACTCGGTTTCGTATCGATTCTAAAGAGCCGTATCGGCCCTTCCTTGGCAGGTGGCAAATCACATCTAGCTCACGCGAAGCCCTTGTGCAATGCCTAACCATGTGCCTGCAGGACGCTACACTGCAACTCGACgttcgagtatgcgcactttatCGTCATCTGACGGTGTCTCttggcgcacactaatggggtatccacgttacgcacgcaatcgcgcctgtgcattaccttctccctcgcccttccattGCGTAACGGCTAAGATAGTGTctgtggtacagttggccgcgcatgctaaaagtagcaccttgtacggtcgagctgtcgtacggtcgtacaaccaatttttttcggcttgatgggttactactgtttcgtataattatggggctacgctggagctccgctattaatataacattttataacattttcaggTGAAATGCCTCtggaataaaatttatatattgCCACGAATTGTTTCGCCACTTACTATTGCACGTGCCTCTacgattttatttttaattgagttATTCCCGTCTAGTATTACGAAATGTTGAAACAGCCTTAGAGGAGTTTGTCTCGTTTGTTGGGAGagctttgttttttgtcatggcTTAGGCAACGTTTCACTCATGTAGTTTTTATGGTTTATTACACGTCGCTACACCCTGTGGTTTAAACAGCGATTATCTAAGCCAAGTTGAAGTTCTCGCTTTAAGAAATTGTACAAGGGACATACCGAGGCACTGCGAGCTGTATGGATTAAAAGCAGATACAGCACTTGACACTGAATGGAAACTGCTGTTTGCAAGAGCAGGTAAATCTTATGAACTGTCTTACCGTCTTACGTAACGGCTAATAGTGGTGTACATTTCCATCATCTCTTTATCACAGACCTCACGATGGTCATGTTATTCTGAGAAAATCTTTGGATGCTTTCCATTCAGCCCAAAATTCCGGAAGTTTAGAAATCAAATGGAATGGACCATTTTGGTTCCATCCTACCGGAATATTTGGGAACGCCTTTGAAGCTGGTCCACTTTGACCGGTCAGGTTATTTCGGTCGGTCAGGCTATTTCGGTCGGTCGAGCCGAAATGTTCCCTTccatttgacaaaattattgTCCCCAGTACTTGCATACCACTCTTTAGTATCCTGCTTGCAAGAACAATAAGCAAACGAGttcatctctttaaaaatcGCAGGCTTTTAACTGCGGCATTAAGATTTTGCAAACCTAATATTAACACTTACGATAGCAAAAAAGATCTTTATTCACCACTCCCGGCGATGGCCTTTTAACAaggttaacatttatttttgccaCAGCTCTTTGCAGAATGTGCAAGCAACATTTTGCGGAGACAAACCAACAACAGAAAGTGACACCCGCACTAATGATTGAAGTTATTCCATGCGTAGAACTAGAGACTTCAGAAGCAAATACAAGTAGGTAAATGGTAACCTGGGATACAGACAGTTATTCCAACATAACAAATGTCGAAATTCCGAAAGGGCTGGGCAACTGTGAATAActgtaaactttgaaaatgactctgaaaatgattttaagacgAATAGGTcactgtttgtttctttaaattcctttcGGTTTGGCCGGAGCAGGAGTATTGATAATGATAACGGTATGCATGTAGAttcatattttctattttaaaattatgtatAACTTAAGTTTCGAACTATACTAAAAAAGCTAACGCCTagtgacaaaataaacagaaatattgtaGTAACACTAATGTCTAAACGTCTTGTTTGTATGTTACAGAACAGCTCAAACTCATCTCCAGGATAAAGTGATACCAGTCAATCTGTTGAAGAGTTCGCAGAAAGCCTTGGACGTCTTACAATCGCTGATGACACCTTTCTGTCACCAGACACAATAAGCACAGCTTTCACTCAGAGTGACGAGCCCACACCTGTGATCTTAGCTGAGCCGCAAGAAAAACTGAGTGAGTTCCTGGTAGCATGCAAACTTGAACCGCTTGGAAAGCCATGGCTTTCCTGGAGTTATTTCTCTGAGCGAACAAGACAACGTCAGACAAGGAGAGCTGCAGAAATAGTAGCAACTGTGCTAAAGAGCGTCATCCCTGATAATGCTAGTGAACTTTGGTGATGTTTAGCCTCCTCTTCAACTATGAACAAGGCCCTAGGTGTAAGCGAGTTGTCACATTCAGAGCATTTGTATTTAGAGGCCCTAGCAGAAGCGTACCGGAATGCAACCAGCTGGGATACCTGTAGACAAGTGCTTTCGATTATGGCAGGGGTTGGAACTTTCAACAACATTTCCCATTATATCCCGAGGTTGACGAGATACCGATACTCCATGGCTAATCTTCATCGATCACAGTTTCGCCGAGGTGCTCAAGTTCCACAACAGCCTACCACACGAATACGAGTAGACTTGAGGcagcttgaccactttcttgGTTTCATCACGAGCCCACATCTTGTTCGGGACCTTCCATTTGGGCAACAACATTTCAAGCTTTCGTCTGGTGAGGTTATTCAAGTACCTAACATAAGCCGTATGATGATACCCAAGCGAGTGGTACAACAGTACACTCAGTACTGTTTGGAGACCAAATTCAAACCATTCAGCAAAACTACTATGAGACAGGTACTCCCTAAATGCAGTGCCTCTGTAAGAAAATCACTGCAGGACTTAGATTATTTTGCAGCTGAAGATGCTCGCGCATTTGATGATCTCGTGGCCCTTGTACGCCAAATCGGGGAATTAGGTTCCGGCAAGGAGTGGGAGACTACAGTTGTGCAAGCTCTTATGACAAGCAAGCAGTATTTGAAGGGGGACTATAAGGTAATGTGAATTCTGACTCCAGAAAGACAGCtggaataaaactaaaaataaggACTTATTTTACCTCATCAACAAAATCATTccgaaaaaaagacaaacattatGTCTAGACATAATGTTTTTTATGTCGGGGCATGTTTATATGATAACCCGTTGGGAGGTTTGTACCAGGTACGAACAGTAACCAATCAGTAGTAAGGGCGGAGTTTGCTATGTTAAAAACCAGGAGAAATTCCTTGATTCGCCCTTCTATCCCTCGCCATTTGAACGTCAAGTGCTCAAGAAATCTTTTCCCTCCACCACCCCTATCATCTTCCAACGGGTTctcaatatttctttaattatccAATTTATCATTAGCCTTATCCATTGTGTTTCGTGGTGGCGTTTTTTCTCGTCCCACGTTGACATTATCGGTTGATAAGTTCAGATATTCCGCTCTTTGTTATCACTTAGTTataattgatttaattaaaactgCCACAGTTTGTGGCCAAATTGTTCCAAATCATCTGTTGTGTTTATTCTAGCATTTTCTTCACGTTGGGACATCTTTTTCGGGCAGAGCTCACGTAAAGGGACGTTTTTCTTCGAAACATGCATcgatataaaaatttttttgtactctttttcttctctaaatggTGCACATATAAATTCTTAAGATTAACAATGCGCGCAAGAGGATAGTGGCCTTTTCTAAGGTTAAGGTTAAAAGTTATTCGCCCCCTTACGTTCATAATATTTGttagattaaaaaatcatttgattcatTATTATATTGAAGTAATCTCAactttgttttgtcaacagGTTCATGTCACTAGCCCCTCTAGCGTAGCAGACCATTGTGTGTTGTTTGCTCTTAATGACAGGCATCTCCTGGCACGTTTCTGTCGTCTACCGTCGTGTGAGCGGGGTACTCCAGTGGCAGTGCTTTCTGCACATAGTGTAGTCGCGCAATCAAGGCAGTGCTGCAGTGGTTAAAATCATGCAAGATGTTCTGAATACCATCAAGTTGGAGCACAGAGAGATTAACAAGGCGTTCTTTCGCCAAGATAACACAGGATGTTATCATTCGTCGTCCACCGTACTCTCATGCCCAGTGATATCCTCCTCTACCAGCATTGAAATCAAGGGCATTGACTTTTCTGACCCACAGGGTGGAAAAGGTGCCACAGAGAGGCTCGCTACAACCTGCAAGAATCACATCAGGACTTTCATAAATGAAGGAAATGACGTGACCAATGCCGAACAACTGAAGAGTGCTCTTCTTTCGCATGGGGGATAGAAGGAGTTCGAGTTGCTGTCATGCAAAGTGTTGAACAGGAAGCAGTAGTAGATGACATCAGAAAGATTATTGgtatcaacaaattaaacaatatCTAGTTTAAAGACGAAATTCTCGTAGCTTGGCGCGCTTATGGTATGGGAAAGGGAAAAGAGATCCCATCGGAAACAACATCAGAAGGTTAGTCtaatgaaaattcacaatttcatccttttttagAATTATGTCATCGcgcaaatatatattttttatattttgagtAAAAGGGTGTACGTTTATCGTTTGTTATAGCCTTCAGGCGCATGAAAGGCATCCATTACCCACCCTGGTATGCAGGAGGAGCAGATGTCTGCCACCCCCGTGGGGTTTTGCTTTGTAAAAGACTTAAGCCCTTTAGCCCCTTTATAAATTCATAGCCCTTGAtttgttctacaaaatttttaaaacgaacaTTGCAGAATATGGTGGTTCTGAAGAAAATGTCGTCATAAGATGTAAAAAGCAAACATTTCATCTCTTCGCACAGTAAAGTGGACCATTGGGGCACTCTTCACAGGCTGTGCAGAGTGAAATATTGAAGTAGGTGAACAGTGCTGTTTAAGTAgatcttgtttctttatgtGTTATCTACTTCAGAGCATGGAATTAGTTGGCTTTCATCTGAGTTTTCTtctggaaaaatttaaacccCTTAGCCCAAAACCGACTCAGTCAAGGAAGAAGCAAGAGACGGAAGTGGAGCAGGTTCATGATCCCACTGACCATATAAATGAATCGTCAACCGTGTTTACCTTCCCCCCAGGATGAGTGTGTTAAGGTCTTTCAAAGGTCTCTCGAAAAACACCTATCTTTAGAGAAATGCATCAAGTCTCTAGAGAAACGGTCTTTGTTAGACCTTGCCAAACTAGGCTACAAGTCCAGGTTAGAGGAGGGCACGACCAGTCAAGTTATTTCGTTTGCATATGTTAGAGATACAAGAGAGGCAGAGAGCAGGATTAGCATAACGAGGCAGAGAGAGGCAGAGAGCAGGATTAGCATAATGACTGCTAGACACGGCCTTTTGTGCTCTCCACTTTTGATCTATTTTCTCATCTCAAGCTCTACGTGAAAAAAATGAGTCAGCGGTCATCATGGGAGTCGGACGTGCTTTTGCTCGCTCTCTCAAAATTCTCCTCTTTTTGATAATTTCTTGCGCTAGAGACTTGTTTCACCTCAAGAGATGTTTAATAACCGAAGTGAGTTGCTTTTCTCCACCATCTAATGGAAAGTACTTGGCGCATGGTGAGTCACCAACTTGTGCCACGCTTTTGTAAAGCGTTCTGGTTTGGGCAGCCATCTTGGTTTTAAGCTTGTTCCCAAGCGTAAGAAGCACTTCTTCCTTCGCAGAATCTACCATCACTGCAATTCAACTGCTTCTTTTCAACTGGATAATTTAGCCCTCTGTGGAGATGTTCATCCTAATCCAGGTTTTGACCCTGAAGCAAGTTTAATACAGGACAGAAATACGCAAACTATAAGTAAACGTAAGAACATGCTGGTTCATTTAAATGCAAGAAGCCTTCTTCAACATATCGATGAATTGAGATTGATCTTTAGCAAAGTATTTCCTCTCATCATCGCTATAACTGAAACCTGGCTGGACAATTCTATCGAAGACTCTGAAATAGCAGTTCCTAATTACTCAGTAAAGCGTTTGGACAGAAAAGAAAACCGTCGTGGAGGAGGGGTAGCGCTTTATTTACTGGAAGACCTAAAATATACTCGAAGAAAAGATTTGGAAGAAGACTCGGAAGCTATTTGGATTCAAGTACAGTTATGGAAAACGAATTTCTTGGTCAGATGTGTTTACCGCGCCCCAAACGAATCCCTGGAGGTTTTTGATTATTTAGATGACTTGCTGAGGTATGCCACTCGAAAGAATTTGGAAGTCATTGTACTGGGTGACCTGAACTGTGATTATCTTAATGACTCCCTCGgtcaaacaaaaagattattgGAATTTCTTGCTGCTAACAAACTAGAACAAATAATTAAAGAACCCACTCGTGTTACTTGTAAAACAAGATCTCTTATTGATTTACTCGTTACGTCTACCCCAAGTCTGTTCAGATCTTCAGGAGTTCTTAGTACAACTATAAGTGATCATTACCCTATTTTTGGACTTATGAACGGCCCAACAATTTGTCCGCATAAGCATCGCATCTTGACAACACGGACTTGGAACGACAAAAGTAGGAAAAACTTCATCAATGACTTAAAGAAAACTCCTTGGACCTTTCTTGAGTTTTTCGATGACATGGAGGACATGTATTCCGCCTGGGAGTGCTTGTTTAAATCATTAATTGATTCCCACTTTCctatcaaaaagaaaagactcCGAAAGCAAATGCACCCATGGTTAGACAACTCTGTGCTACGAATGATGACAAACCGGGACAAGGCGCATAAAAAGGCCATAAGAACTGGTCTCACTGAAGACTGGCAAAAATATAGGCGACTCCGTAACCAAGTAACTAGCAGTaacagaaaaaacagaaaagccaATTTTAAGAATAAACTTCAAGAAAATCGAGCTAACCCTGAAGCCTACTGGAATACACTTCATCAAGTCCTTCCATCAAAGTATAGGAGCACCAAGATTGAAAAACTATTGATAGATGGTAACCAAGTGAATAACAAGACAGCTATAGCGAATTCACTAAATCAGTATTTTACCACGATTGCATCTACATTGTTGGCAAATCAACCTCCCCCAGAACCGCAACCAATAAAGCCATCGCCATCTAAGCTCTTCAAGTTTAAACCTTTATTGGATTCAGATGTGTATATGGCTCTGAAGACAATAAACCCCAGTAAGGCCACTGGTGCAGACAACATCTCGGCTAAGTATTTGAAGATCGCTGCACCCCACATTAGTGAAACTTTAACCAAGATATTTAACCAATCATACAATTGTGGCCGATACCCATCTGTATAGAAGATCGCAAAAGTAAGTCCTGTTTTTAAGGGGGGGACAAAGGCAGAATGCGATAATTACAGACCAATATCTGTGCTTCCGTGTATTTCTAAGATACATGAATCTCTTACAAACAAGGCCCTTGTTAATTATGCACAAGAAGCTGGTCTGATAAAACAACACCAATGCGCCTTTAAGAAACATTCATCAACTATGGTTGCCCTAATTCAAACTGTAGATTCATGGAAAATGGCTATTGACAGATCAGAAAAAGTAGTATGTgcgtttttttatttaaagaaagccTTCAGCGTTGTAGACCATAATGTCTTGCTACAGAAGCTTGCTCAACATGGTGTGACTGGCAAGGAACATGAGTGGTTTGAAAGCTATCTGTCTGGAAGACTCCAGTTTGTCTCATGTGATGGAACTGATTCCGAACAATTGACGATTACCTATGGAATACCGCAGGGTTCTGTGCTAGGCCCGACTCTATTTAATATTCATATAGATAGCATTTCAGATGTTTGTGATAGCTGTGATATTGTATTGTACGCCGACGATACAGGAATTCACACCAGCTCTAAAGATGTTAAAATTGCTGAACAGTATGTAAATGAAGATCTTGGAAGAGTTACCGATCGGCTCAGTACTGATGGTCTTATCCGCAATCAAA from Pocillopora verrucosa isolate sample1 chromosome 2, ASM3666991v2, whole genome shotgun sequence includes the following:
- the LOC131799601 gene encoding uncharacterized protein, with amino-acid sequence MLVHLNARSLLQHIDELRLIFSKVFPLIIAITETWLDNSIEDSEIAVPNYSVKRLDRKENRRGGGVALYLLEDLKYTRRKDLEEDSEAIWIQVQLWKTNFLVRCVYRAPNESLEVFDYLDDLLRYATRKNLEVIVLGDLNCDYLNDSLGQTKRLLEFLAANKLEQIIKEPTRVTCKTRSLIDLLVTSTPSLFRSSGVLSTTISDHYPIFGLMNGPTICPHKHRILTTRTWNDKSRKNFINDLKKTPWTFLEFFDDMEDMYSAWECLFKSLIDSHFPIKKKRLRKQMHPWLDNSVLRMMTNRDKAHKKAIRTGLTEDWQKYRRLRNQVTSSNRKNRKANFKNKLQENRANPEAYWNTLHQVLPSKYRSTKIEKLLIDGNQVNNKTAIANSLNQYFTTIASTLLANQPPPEPQPIKPSPSKLFKFKPLLDSDVYMALKTINPSKATGADNISAKYLKIAAPHISETLTKIFNQSYNCGRYPSV